In Deltaproteobacteria bacterium, the genomic stretch GTGTGACCGTCGCGCTCGCCGGCGACGGTGGCGACGAGCTGTTCGGCGGCTACCCCCGCTACCGCGGCATGATGCTGTCGGAGCGCGTGTCGGGCCTGCCCGAGGGCGTCTACAACGCCGGCGAGCGGCTCGCCCAGGGCCGCGAGGCCGCGGTCGCACGCAGCTATCGACGGTGGGCTCGCCAGTTCTTCGCCGGCGCGGCATTGCCCCCCGCCGAGCGCTACGCCCGCTGGGTCGGTTACACCAGCGTGGCCGAGCGCGACGGCATGTACACCCCGGCCTTCCGTGAGCGCATCGTCTCGGCGGGCCGCGTCGATCCGGTCGCAGCGTGCTTCGCCGGGCCTGCCCACGGCGATGCGGTCGAGCGCGCCGCCTATGCCGATCTGCACGGCTTCCTGCCCGAGAACGTGCTGCGCGGCTCCGATCGCATGAGCATGGCCTGGGGTCTCGAGCTGCGGGTGCCGCTTTGTGACGTGCGGCTGGTCGAGCTCGCGATGCAGATCCCCTCGCGGCACCGCGTCGGCGCGCTCGCGAGCAAGCGCGTGCTGCGACGCATCGCCGAGAACCTGCTGCCCAAGCAGATCCTCGAGCGCAAGAAGCTCGGCTTCAACGCCCCGCTGGGCGTGTGGCTGCGCCGAGATCTCGATCGACTGGTCTCGCAGTGGCTCGCACCGGAGCTCGTGCGCGCGCGGGGGTGGTTCGACGCCGACGCCGTCACCCGGATCGTGCACGAGCATCGCGAGGGGCTGCGAGACCACGGGCTGCGGCTGTGGTCGCTCATCGCGATCGAGCAGTGGCACCGCTGCTACGGCGAGGCCTAGTCGCTCGTGGTGGCCTGCTGGCAGGCTCGAGCACTTCGAGCTGCACGAGCGCATCGACCAGCACGCTCACGCGCTCGACGTGGGCAGGATCGACGCGCAACGGCGCCTCTGCGGTAGCGTGAAGGAGCTCCGCGATCGAGAACGGCACGCCCTCGGTCGCCAGCATCCATCGACTCGGATCGACGAGCGTCGGACCGAGCTCGACCTCGATGTCGTCGCAACACAGGGAGCATCCGCCCCCCTCGGCGACCTCGATCCTGGCGTTCGCCGCGTGGCGAAGTCGGAACTGCGTCGAGCTCGCGGGAAGGTGGGCGAGTCGGGAGCTCGTTGCGCGTTCGATGACCTCGCGCACGTCCAACGACTCGACCAGCGCGTGCAAGCGATCCACGGCGGCGGCGAGCTCCCGATGCGCGTCCGACCGTGCTCGCCCCGGCAAGCCGAGACCGACCGCCGGGCGACGCAGCCGCGGATCTGCCGTCAGCAAGGAGGTCATCGCGCGAGCCAGCAGCCGCGCCCACGAGTCGGGCTGGAACATGAACGACACCGAACACGAGACGGTGTCACCGATCGCTCCCGTGCGATGCCACATGCCACTCGGGACGAACATCGCGGTGCCTGCCACGAGACGAACGCTTCGCGGTGTGTCGAAGGCCGAGCAATCGAAACGTCGCGGCCCATACTCGGGCGGCGACAGCCCAGGCAAACCATCGAGCGGACCACGGACTGGTTCGTCGGGGTGTCCTGCACGATGGGGGTGTCGGACATCCGGGTTGTCCGCGAGCTGCCACTGCTTGGAGCCCACCACCTGCGCGACGATCACGTCGGCACCATCGAAGTGCCAGCCATAGGCGTCGCTGGCACCGGGCGGCGAGTAGACGATCCGGGTCGTGACGATCGACGCGGGGAAGCCGAGTTCGCGCGCCAGATCAGCACCCACGTTGGCGAGCGGCGGGTGGATCTCGGCGTGCGCGATCTGGATGCTCTGGCCGTCCTCGAAGCGCCGCAGCGCGTCGTCCCGCTCGAGCTCGTGTCGCGTGACGAGCCGCCCCTGGGCATCTGCCGCGAATGACGAGAGGGTGCAGCGGCGGTCCAGGCAGGGCAGCAGCTGAGCCGGGTCATGCGGGAGCGCTGCGAGTGGTCCGAGCCGCAGGGGGTCGCCTCGAACCCCAACGACCTCGCGTCGAGCCAGGCGTGGAGCAGTGCATCGACGCTGATGCCGGGCAGTACGTCGCCGATTCGCAAGTGCCGCATGGGGGACCCTAGTACACGGTGCCCGCGTGGTCGCGCGGAGCGAACATGGCGAAGCCGAAGATCGAGGTGCTCGCGGACGGCTGCGGCTCGCGCCAGTGCTCGACTGCCGTCCCTCGGTAGAGCACGGCCTCGCCGGGCTCGAGCCCGATGGCGACATCACCGGCGGCGCCGCGAAGCCACAACGGCCACAGCGGAGCATCGGGTGGCGACGTGACGTCGTAGGCGATCGAGACGTTCCAGGTGCAGCCTGGCCGATCGGTGTGTCGGAGTAGCTCGGCACGCTCGCCGTAGATCCGCACGTAGCACAACGTGGGTCGAACCTCCTCGTCGACCATCGACGAGATGATCGGGACCAGCTGGTGCTGCCAGAAGCGGGTCGCGACCTCGAAGTGAATGCCCAGGTGACCGAGATACCGGTGCTCGCGGTGGAATGCCCCCGCGCGAGCCAGGCCCTCGAGATGGCGGCCGAGTCCCTGCAGCTGCGGGCGGTTCAGCCACCGCGGGAGGCGTGCGTAGCCGAAGCTGCGGTAGTGCTCGCGCGCAACCTCGACCTCGCGGCGCCACTGCTCGCTTCGCCGCTCGCGATCTCCGGGCGCGAGCAAGATGCCCGCCTCGCGCAACATCGCGATCTCCGATGCGTCGAAGTCCCACGCCCGCGGTCCCGAGGCCCACAGCGAGTCGAACCGCGCGGCCTCGCGCGGGGCCGCGCGGTAGGGCGCCCACATGCCGCTGCCCGGATCCCTGACCCACGCCGTCGGTCCGTGGGGAGCGAGCCGCAACGCGAACCCGAGCGTGGTCGCGATCTGTGGCGGCACGTCGGGGGTCGTCTGCACCACGTGCTCGGGATTGACGGCGAACTCCGTCGACTCCGACAACGCGGTGGCCCCTGACGGCCGTGCGCCGATCTCGGCCACCCAATCCTGCGAGACCTCGGTACCCAGCGTCGGCGCGTCGCCGAGGACGCGCCGAAGTGCCGGTCGAGTGCGGATCCGTCGGGCGATCGCGAGGATGTCGGCCCTGCCTCGCTCGACGTCCTCGGCGTCGAAGACTGCGGCGACACGGGCAAGCAGCGCGTCCTCGTCGCAGCCGTCGAACAGGCCTCGCAGCAAGATCTCCGAGACGGGGTCTTCGGAGAGAGCGAGTGGGTCACGCAGTTGACCGAGCCAGCCCCACAGGACCTCGTCGATCGCGTGCTCGGGGTAGAGCTGCCCGAGCAGCGCGCGCATGCATGCGCGGTCGGGAACCAGCATCAGCAGGAACAGTGCGAGCCGCTGCTCGGGGTTCACGTCGGTGCGCACGCTGAGCAGCGAGTGCCGCTCGTGGACCCGAGTGATCGCCGCTTCGATGCGCAGCATGACGTCGCCGTGCACGGTGCGACCGCTCTCACAGAGGTCGGCGAGCATCGCCGACGGCACACCGAGCGCTGCGGCCCTCGCGAGCAGCTCGATGGATGCGGCGAGCGGCGACTCGCGGATCGCGACGTCGAGGCAAGCCTCGATCGCGAAGGGCGCGAATCGTCGCGGCACCTCGGCCAGCGCCCGGTATCGGAGCCGTTCGCGGGGCGTCGGCGGCCGACGCACGTACGCGACGCCCGGCGGAAGGATGGTCCACTCGGGTTGGCGCGCCGTCGTGCGCACGAGCACCGTCGCCGCGGCCGCGTCGAGCGTCATGCACTGACACGCGAGTGGTGCGGTTCGCACGATGCTTCGCAGGTCCCCCGGCGTCAGGACCTCGGCGCCGGCCCAGCTCAGCTCACCGAGGCGGACGTCGGCGTGCTCGCGCGCGACCTCGGCGAAACGCCATTGGGCGCGAGCGATACGTCCCTCGACGACCGCGAGCACTCCCGTATCGTGGCGCTCCACCAGCTCGGTGGTCTGCTCGAACCACAGCTCCGCCTCGATCTGGAGGCCATCTGCCGCGTAGAGCTCCACCACGATCCCATCGCCTTCGGCGGCGGACGAACTCCCGTCGGAGAACACGAGGTGGGCGAGACCGCGACAGAACCCGATCCCGGTCGTGGGTGTCTGCACGAGCACGTCGTGGGCGATGTCATCGAACGCCGCCTCGGCCCGACCCGCACGGGTCCAGCGGCCGTCGATCCTCGCCGCGACGAGCTGGGCCCATGCGCGTACCGCCGCGGCATCGTGCGCGGGACCGAAGGCGTGCGCGCGCGCGGCCGTGAGATCCCAGGGAGCGCTCACGGTGCCTCCGCGATCGAGCGAAACAGCGCGAGGTTCTGCTCCAGGCGCGGCGAGTCTGGCCGGAGACGGGCACACGACTCGAGCAGCGCGAGCGACGTGTCCAGATGACCGTCGGTGACGGCGATCGCCTGAGCCAGCAGCGCGACCCCGCATTCGTGGTGATCCTCGTCCCATGAGGTCAGGTCGTGCCGCGACAGCAACGCACGCGTGCGTTCGTACTTCCCTGTGCGGTTCCAGAGCGAAGCGAGGTTGCAGATGTGATAGGGGCTGACCGGCTCGAGCTCGGCGGCGCGCGCGAGCGATGTTTCACCACGCACGTCGTCGCCCGCGGCGACGAACGCACGACCCATCAGCGAGTGCGCGGTCGCGAGGTACGGGTCGATCTCCCGGGCCCGCTGGGCAGCGAGCAAGGCTGTCTCCGGACGGCCAGCCGCCAGCTCCCAACGGGCCCAATCCATCGGGTAGTACGGATACGTGGGATCGAGATCGAGCAATCGCCGATAGCTCACCTCCGCACGTGCGGCGTCCCCCAGCGCCCGCAGGCAGAGGATGCGGTTGTACTCGAGCACCGAGTGGTGCAGATCGACCTCGGCGCCCGCGAGTTCACGCAGACGCGCGATCCCCAGATCGAGCGATGCGAGCGCCTCGCGAACTCGCCCACGCTTGAACCATACTAGCGCGAGGCCGTTGCGGTTGAACACGCGACGAAACGCGAGCTCCGGGTCGCGATCGGAGGGGTCGAGGCCGACGATGATCTCGTACGCCTCCTGTAGATACGCCTCGCCGCGATCGAGGTCGCGAAAGCTCGAGGCATGGTGGCGAATCGCGAGCATCGCGAGCGAGTAGCAGGCCCGCGCGCGGTCGAGCGGCTCGGCGTGGGCGTAGACCCGCCCGAAGTGGTACTCGGCCTCGAACGGCCGCAGCGTGGCGTTGGCCGCGACGCCGAGCAGCATCTCGACCTCGACGTGGAACCGCTCGCGGGCAAGTCGACGCGCGAGACGCTCGCTCGTGTGGTAGTCGCCGACGTACGTGCACGTTCGCGCGGCATCGAGGACTCGCACGAACTCGTCGTCGGTCAGCGGCCGCTCGCGCAAGCATGCGCTGGCGACCTCCGCCTCGCGCCGCCCGGCGGGGTCGTCCGACGCCGCCTCGACCTCGGCAGTTCGCGAGAACGTCATCTCGATGCGACAGCTGGGGAGGTGGTGACCAAGCGCATGGAAGAACAGCGCGGTGCCCTCGTGGATGTGCTCGCAGCCCTCGATCTCGATGCGATCGAGCCCACGGCAGGCGTGCTTGCTCGCTGCCGCGAGTGTGAACAGACGCTGCCGCACCAGCGGCTCGGTGAAGTAGCGCAGCTGGGTGTCGACGGTCGTCGCATCGGTGAGGTGGGACTCGGCGCGAACGTCCTCGACGCCGCCATCGGTCCCGCGGACCAGCAGGTGCGCAACCTGTTCGGGCACGCTGCTCGGGCGGTACCCGACGCGATCGAGGAATTCGCGGACCGGGGCGAACTCGAAGGGGGTTCGACGACAACGGACATGCATGGAGACCTCGACGACGCGGCACCCACACCACGGTGCGGCCAAGTTGGGGTCGCGCCGTGGATCGCGGCGTGCGATGTGAAGTGTGCGGACGGACAAACCCGTCCGCACGAGGTTGGCGAGCTACCGCCGACTCGGCGGGACCGTGTACATCAGCGGGCCGCCAGGCTCGAGCGGCGTCGACTGTCCGACGCCACCCTTGATCTGGGTGAGCTGCTCCAACGTCAACGATCGCTTCGTCGTAGGCGCCGGCTCCGGTGCCGGCTTCTTGTCTTGCTTCGTCATTGTTTCTCCTCGAGGCCGCCGAAGCGTCCGAGAATTCGGAACGCACCATGATGAGTAGGGCCGACCTCGCGCGCGGTAGACCTGCGGATCCGCGCTTCGATCACCCGCGGGGCCCTCGCACCGTCGCAAGACGACGAAGACACCACCCTTGGAAGGGAGCGTCGGTGCACGCAGCGCACGGCCCTGGCCTTGCGGCTCGCACGCACCCTCCGCACGCGCGGGCCAGTCGCGGCGGCGCTCGTCGTGCTGGCGCTGCTCGGGTGCCCGCTGCGGTACCCTCGAGGTGGTGGCCGATCCCCACGACGACGACGATGACGACGACGTTCCCCTGCGTGCCCGCGCGGTGCCGGAGGTCGAGGTCGACGTCGACGCACTCGCGGCCGACCTGCAGACAGCGGCGTCACGGACGCCGGCGTACGACGACATCGACCTCGGCGGCGCCCGCGACGACGAACTCGACGGCGGCGATGACCTCGAGGACCTCGAGGCAGAGTTCGAGGAGCTCGATGAGCTGCTCGAGGCCGTCGAGCCCTCCGAGGCCTCCGAGCCGCCCGAGGAGGCCACGCAGCCACGTCGGCTCTACCTCGCCGTCGACGGTCGCCTGCACGTGGTGTCGACCGAGCGCTTCGTGATCGGCCGGGTCTCGAGCCAGTGCGACCTGACCATCGTCGACGCCAACATCTCGCGCCAGCACTGCGCGATCGAGCGCCGCGACGGCCTGTTCTTCGTGGTCGATCTGGGCAGCACCAACGGCATCATCGTGGACGGCATGCGCGTCGACGATCACCCGATCGCCGACGGTGAGGTGCTGGTGCTGTCGGGGCACCGAATCGTCTGCAGCTTCGAGCCGCCCGAGCTCGAGGCCGTCGCAGCGCCGCAGCCGATGGCAACGCCGGTTGCCGTGCGTCCGGCAGTGACCGCCCGCCTGTCACCGGTGTCGCCGGCGACCCCCGAGGCCTTCGTGGCGACGCCCACCGCCGCCCGCGCGCCGACGCCCGTGTCGATCCCCGCGGCCACACCCATGGGCTTCGAGCAACGCGTGGAGCAGCAACTCGCCGCGATGGCCGCCCAGCTCGCCGCGCTCACCTTCGCGGTGCAGCGCCTCGTCGAGCAGGGTGAGTCGCTCAAGGGCGTCGAGGCGCTCGCGCAGGTGATCCAGCGCCGCTTCGAGCAGAGCAAGCGCGGCTAGGATGATCGAGGTTCGCGCGATCGATCGTTCCCAGGAGCACGCCGGCGTCGCGGCGATCGACACCGCATTCGAGACCTCGACCATCTACGAGCTCGCGATCGAGTCGACGCGGCTGGTCCTGCGCGAGATGGCGCTGGCGACACCGCACGTCAAACGCTACCCCATCGCAGAGGTGTTCGAGCCGTGGTCGTCGTGGGAGCACGGCTTCGTGGCGTGCGACGGCGAGACCATCTGTGGCTTTGCGGCGGTCGAGTACGTACCGTGGCACCGACGACTCGTGCTCTGGCACCTGTATGTCGATCGTGCGCGCCGACGCGAGGGCATCGGCCGCGCGCTGCTCGAGCACGTCGAAGCCCATGGCCGCGCCTGCGGCGCGACACGGGTGTGGCTCGAGACCAGCACCGTCAACGTGCCTGGCATCGTCGCCTACGCGCGCCTGGGCTACACGCTGTGCGGCGTCGATGCCCACTACTACGAGAACACCCCCGTCGCCCACGAAGCAGCGGTCTACCTCAGCAAGCCGCTGTAGCGCGCAGCGAGCAGCTCGAGGTCTTCTGCGCTGCCGGCCTCCTGCGGAAGGTGTCCCTGCCCGCGCCATCGGGAATGCCGAGGGCGCGCGACGGGTGGTGATGCAGGATGTCATCGCCTCCGCATGCCGCCCTGGATTCGAAGCGACGTGCACTGGAGGAGCTGAGGAGCGCGGACCTCATCCTCCTCGGGGTCGGCACCGGGTCTGCAGGTGTGCCACTGTCGGGGATGATCGGTCGGTGGTCGCTGCTCGACTGGTTCACGGGCGACTCGGTGAGCAATGAGATCGCGGCGGCGCAGACCCACGTCGACGGCGCGGTACTCGAGGCCCAAGCCCACCTCCGCCGCGCGCTCAGCCTGGTGAACGGTGAGGGCTGGACGAACGGTGTCGCCAACGACGGCAACCAGCTGCTGCTGCACACCGCGGTCGGCCTGCGACGGGCGACCCGCGAGTTCTTCGATCGGATCCTCGCCAACGATCCGCAGCTGCAGGCACAGGTCGCCCCGCTCGGCGAGTGGTAGCCACGGTCGACGCCGCGACGTCGACCGTGCTGATGACCTTCGCGACAGCGGCCGCTACTGGTGCTTCTCGCCCGCGACCTCGATGAGCGCATGGAAGCCGTCATGCACCTTGGTGAACGCGGCATCGAAGCTCGCACGATCACCGGCGCACACCGTCTCGAGCTCCTTCACGGACGCCGTGAGCGCGGCGGCCTTGGTCTTCCACGCGTCATCCTGGCCGTTCGCGGCGGCCGGCACCGGCTCGGCCTCGATCGCCGCGGCCTTGCCCGCGAGATCGGCCGACGCCGCGCAGGTGTCCGCGA encodes the following:
- a CDS encoding FHA domain-containing protein — encoded protein: MADPHDDDDDDDVPLRARAVPEVEVDVDALAADLQTAASRTPAYDDIDLGGARDDELDGGDDLEDLEAEFEELDELLEAVEPSEASEPPEEATQPRRLYLAVDGRLHVVSTERFVIGRVSSQCDLTIVDANISRQHCAIERRDGLFFVVDLGSTNGIIVDGMRVDDHPIADGEVLVLSGHRIVCSFEPPELEAVAAPQPMATPVAVRPAVTARLSPVSPATPEAFVATPTAARAPTPVSIPAATPMGFEQRVEQQLAAMAAQLAALTFAVQRLVEQGESLKGVEALAQVIQRRFEQSKRG
- a CDS encoding GNAT family N-acetyltransferase — encoded protein: MIEVRAIDRSQEHAGVAAIDTAFETSTIYELAIESTRLVLREMALATPHVKRYPIAEVFEPWSSWEHGFVACDGETICGFAAVEYVPWHRRLVLWHLYVDRARRREGIGRALLEHVEAHGRACGATRVWLETSTVNVPGIVAYARLGYTLCGVDAHYYENTPVAHEAAVYLSKPL